In Phoenix dactylifera cultivar Barhee BC4 chromosome 11, palm_55x_up_171113_PBpolish2nd_filt_p, whole genome shotgun sequence, the following are encoded in one genomic region:
- the LOC103709360 gene encoding ribosomal L1 domain-containing protein 1-like — protein MAAATTPSSSSSSSRMISRETVGKAVDALLKWMQARAEQQQKAQLLDPDDDLIYIVLTLKRIPPKSRINPYRIPLPHPLYESAATSACLILDDRDRPASRRSSSSLTAAAALDRARSLSLPLADAIPLSALASDYRPFEARRRLCDSHDLFFADRAVLPLLPRLLGKHFFKSKKLPLPLDLSRPGWPENLRACLRSTLLHLRTGSCSGLKVGRLSMACDPIAENIMAAIEGAMAHVPKKWANVRSIHVKAVNSVALTIYQAMPELGLKIEVPVPCVPQKKDEMEQDVEEPIREAEVVRKEEKSKKQDAEESIREGEVVQEEEKPKMKKRRREEMPKKGRRIHEVQHTDTTNDFDLRSEEFLIGESVDEGIMEEEGGEARMEERMNEKKKKNKTKQGVEVSVRKEKKKKKREDGIQNDKEADSDRKETDESMVALAKKKELKNDGKMKKEKDKKGRKHSSVDDEVTDESYDVVKDGDVDIGSGDNDEEKVGVGKKMKNAKKDANVKKGKGKRSKSDGNEDDDRNRKDDGAKESKNKMAGEKKVLKKTERMKRQKRKCLE, from the coding sequence ATGGCCGCCGCTACaactccatcttcttcttcgtcttcttctcgGATGATCAGCCGGGAGACGGTGGGGAAGGCGGTGGATGCCCTCCTCAAGTGGATGCAGGCGCGGGCGGAGCAGCAGCAGAAGGCCCAGCTCCTCGACCCGGACGACGACCTCATCTACATCGTCCTCACCCTCAAGCGCATCCCCCCCAAGTCCCGCATCAACCCCTACCGCATCCCCCTCCCCCACCCCCTCTACGAATCCGCCGCCACCTCCGCCTGCCTCATCCTCGACGACCGCGACCGCCCCGCCAGCCGccgttcctcctcctccctcaccgccgccgccgccctcgaCCGCGcccgctccctctccctccccctcgccGACGCCATCCCCCTCTCCGCCCTCGCCTCCGACTACCGCCCCTTCGAGGCTCGCCGCCGCCTCTGCGACTCCCACGACCTCTTCTTCGCCGACCGCGccgtcctccccctcctcccccgccTCCTCGGCAAGCACTTCTTCAAGAGTAAGaagctccccctccccctcgacCTCTCCCGCCCCGGCTGGCCCGAGAATCTCCGCGCCTGCCTCCgatccactctcctccacctgcGCACCGGATCCTGCAGCGGCCTCAAGGTCGGCCGCCTCTCCATGGCCTGCGACCCGATCGCTGAGAACATCATGGCCGCCATCGAGGGGGCCATGGCGCATGTCCCCAAGAAGTGGGCCAACGTGCGCTCGATCCATGTCAAGGCAGTCAACTCCGTCGCCCTCACCATCTACCAGGCGATGCCCGAGCTGGGCCTGAAGATCGAGGTGCCGGTGCCTTGTGTGCCCCAGAAGAAGGATGAGATGGAGCAAGATGTTGAAGAGCCCATCAGAGAAGCAGAGGTTGTTCGGAAAGAAGAGAAGTCAAAGAAGCAAGATGCTGAAGAGTCCATCAGAGAAGGAGAAGTTgttcaggaagaagagaagccaaagatgaagaagaggaggagggaggagatgcCAAAGAAGGGAAGGAGGATTCATGAAGTGCAGCACACGGATACAACCAATGATTTTGatcttcggtctgaagaatttTTAATTGGCGAGAGTGTGGATGAGGGCATcatggaagaagagggaggggaagcAAGGATGGAGGAGAGGATgaatgagaagaagaaaaagaataagacAAAGCAGGGTGTGGAGGTGAGTGtccgaaaagagaagaagaaaaagaaaagagaagatggTATTCAGAATGACAAGGAGGCAGATAGTGACAGGAAGGAAACTGATGAATCAATGGTGGCTCTGGCAAAGAAGAAGGAGCTGAAGAACGATggaaagatgaagaaggaaaaggacaaGAAAGGCAGGAAACATAGTAGTGTTGATGATGAAGTAACAGATGAAAGTTATGATGTTGTTAAAGATGGTGATGTTGATATTGGTTCTGGAGACAATGATGAGGAGAAAGTGGGTGTaggaaagaagatgaagaatgCAAAGAAAGATGCTAATGTGAAAAAGGGGAAGGGTAAGAGAAGCAAGAGCGACGGCAACGAAGACGATGATCGTAATCGAAAGGATGATGGtgcaaaagaaagtaaaaacaaaaTGGCTGGAGAGAAGAAGGTGTTGAAAAAGACTGAGagaatgaaaaggcaaaagagAAAATGTTTGGaatga